From one Phragmitibacter flavus genomic stretch:
- a CDS encoding OmpA family protein yields the protein MKTVNQCVVATFGVVAFAMAASAADMVKGKDPEGVKRYEGSTLIAHQTPKYDEYFAPQGKERSFGKSNPFGESALKLEGHVERWTYLVPDAERTTLEVFVNYRDEFKRLGLETVYAPGQDEDGWTGPTYGDYASKMQLGQILEYNENEERLMIAKTKDAEPTYYVLFVTSYADGIIPTRLDGVLKKKMPLVQLDVISPTVMEEKMVFVKAEEMKSTLDKSGHIALYGLNFDTDKDELKEESKPSLAEVAKLLKTNPSLKLYVVGHTDNEGSAEYNVDLSKRRAAHIVKALGSEYGIAASRLASHGSGLYCPVATNGTEEGRAKNRRVELVEQ from the coding sequence ATGAAAACGGTAAATCAGTGTGTTGTGGCTACTTTTGGTGTGGTGGCATTTGCGATGGCCGCTTCAGCGGCGGACATGGTCAAGGGCAAAGATCCTGAGGGCGTGAAGCGCTACGAGGGATCGACGTTGATCGCGCATCAAACTCCAAAATATGATGAGTATTTTGCTCCACAAGGGAAGGAACGCAGCTTTGGCAAAAGCAATCCTTTTGGGGAATCGGCATTAAAACTGGAGGGGCATGTGGAACGCTGGACTTATCTGGTGCCGGATGCTGAAAGAACGACCTTGGAGGTGTTTGTGAACTATCGCGATGAGTTCAAGCGGCTGGGATTGGAAACCGTGTATGCGCCGGGGCAGGACGAGGATGGCTGGACGGGTCCGACTTATGGAGACTACGCATCGAAGATGCAGTTGGGACAGATCCTCGAATACAATGAGAACGAAGAGCGGTTGATGATCGCCAAAACGAAGGATGCGGAGCCGACTTATTATGTGCTGTTTGTAACGTCTTATGCGGACGGCATCATTCCGACGCGTCTTGACGGGGTGTTGAAGAAGAAAATGCCGTTGGTGCAACTGGATGTGATCAGTCCGACAGTGATGGAGGAGAAGATGGTGTTTGTAAAGGCGGAGGAGATGAAGTCGACGCTGGACAAGAGCGGTCACATTGCGTTGTATGGACTGAACTTTGATACCGACAAGGATGAGTTGAAGGAGGAATCAAAGCCATCATTGGCAGAAGTGGCGAAGTTGTTGAAGACCAATCCTTCGCTGAAGCTGTATGTGGTGGGTCACACCGACAATGAGGGATCGGCGGAATACAATGTCGATTTGAGCAAACGTCGTGCGGCGCATATTGTGAAAGCCCTTGGCAGTGAGTATGGCATCGCGGCGTCGCGTCTGGCCTCGCATGGTTCCGGATTGTATTGTCCGGTGGCGACGAACGGAACTGAAGAAGGCCGCGCCAAGAATCGCCGGGTGGAGCTGGTGGAGCAGTAG
- the rsmA gene encoding 16S rRNA (adenine(1518)-N(6)/adenine(1519)-N(6))-dimethyltransferase RsmA — MAFAPKKSLGQNFLQDEEVSRWIADQIEPDGAGYVVEVGPGQAALTQYLAGRPEKLLLIEKDNDLASRLRAQFAFDAKVELWHGDASKFDLRGLFEKGPVKLIGNLPYSMGGEILRHFMTPPTPVSMAVFMLQKEVCLRLAARQEDDEYGALSLLVQHDWVVEVLRVVGPESFKPRPRVDSAVVRMTPRPEGELAVHDRRLFDRLVRMGFSQRRKQLKNLLPEAPGGWGSLMEHLGKNVSVRAEELSLVDWVKLTRFYEGRSGEDRGQGLDEMFDVVNERDEVIGQAPRARVHAEGLLHRAVHVFVLNKHGDLWLQQRSHLKDKHPLAWDSSAAGHLDAGEDFESAVRRELKEELGIETETRKVAKIEASERTGWEFVELHEARHSGAMTFAPEEIRTGCFFRVEQVESWVKARPEDFAPGFVRCFEIWKAQGGSDW; from the coding sequence ATGGCATTTGCACCGAAGAAAAGTCTGGGTCAGAACTTCCTCCAGGATGAGGAGGTTTCGCGCTGGATTGCGGACCAGATCGAGCCGGATGGCGCGGGGTATGTGGTGGAGGTGGGGCCGGGTCAGGCAGCTTTGACGCAGTATCTGGCGGGCAGGCCGGAGAAGTTGTTGTTGATTGAGAAGGACAATGATCTGGCATCACGGCTGCGGGCGCAGTTTGCCTTTGATGCCAAGGTGGAGCTTTGGCATGGGGATGCTTCGAAATTTGATTTGCGCGGACTGTTTGAAAAGGGACCGGTGAAGCTGATCGGGAATCTGCCGTATTCGATGGGTGGGGAGATTTTGCGTCACTTCATGACGCCGCCGACGCCGGTGTCGATGGCGGTGTTTATGTTGCAAAAGGAAGTGTGTTTGCGACTGGCGGCGAGGCAGGAGGACGATGAGTATGGGGCGCTGAGTCTGCTGGTGCAGCATGACTGGGTCGTGGAGGTTTTGCGCGTGGTTGGGCCGGAATCGTTCAAACCGCGACCGAGGGTGGATTCGGCAGTGGTGCGCATGACGCCGCGTCCGGAGGGGGAACTGGCGGTGCATGACCGGCGTTTGTTTGACCGGTTGGTGAGGATGGGATTTTCGCAGAGGCGCAAGCAGTTGAAGAATTTGTTGCCCGAAGCGCCGGGCGGCTGGGGGAGTTTGATGGAGCATCTGGGGAAAAATGTGAGTGTGCGGGCGGAGGAGTTGTCTTTGGTGGATTGGGTGAAGCTGACGCGATTTTATGAGGGGAGAAGCGGCGAGGATCGCGGTCAGGGACTGGACGAGATGTTTGATGTGGTGAATGAGCGGGACGAGGTGATTGGCCAGGCTCCGCGCGCGAGGGTGCATGCCGAGGGTTTGTTACATCGGGCGGTCCATGTGTTTGTGTTGAACAAGCATGGGGATTTGTGGCTTCAGCAGCGGTCGCATTTGAAGGACAAACATCCGCTGGCGTGGGACTCGAGCGCGGCGGGGCATCTGGATGCGGGAGAGGACTTTGAATCGGCAGTGCGGCGGGAGTTGAAGGAAGAGCTCGGGATTGAGACGGAAACGCGCAAGGTGGCGAAGATCGAGGCTTCGGAGCGCACGGGCTGGGAGTTTGTGGAGTTGCATGAGGCGCGTCACAGCGGGGCGATGACGTTTGCTCCGGAAGAAATTCGGACGGGATGTTTTTTCCGTGTAGAGCAGGTGGAGTCGTGGGTGAAAGCGAGGCCGGAAGACTTTGCTCCGGGTTTTGTGCGGTGTTTTGAAATCTGGAAAGCGCAGGGCGGATCGGATTGGTGA